The proteins below come from a single Microbulbifer sp. Q7 genomic window:
- the glp gene encoding gephyrin-like molybdotransferase Glp → MSDVCAENGLRSVEVAKRMLIDSIHPITATETIPLGQACGRVLAEPVLAALDLPPCDNSAMDGYALCGAHDSYTIIGKSLAGHPFTGALEPGQAIRITTGAAVPSGADRVQMQENCSLDGEQLTMSRPAKPGENIRRRGEDVHTGQSLIPLGSKIKVPHIALLAGAGVAEVTVVRKLKAALLSIGDELKPIGTPPAALGSGDIYDSNRIALQAALEQLNVDILDLGCWPDQPDKIREAFLKARDNADFVVTSGGVSVGEADFTKTVLQELGEIDFWKLAIKPGKPFAFGRLPKSDGETLFFGLPGNPVSAIVTLHQLVVPALEKMRGTAAPFRQPPLQVRARLLNNIRKKPGRTDYQRGFTYRDEDGIQVVETRGIQGSHILSGFAAANCFVVLPREGEDCETGDWVTVEPFTAPLA, encoded by the coding sequence ATGTCAGACGTCTGTGCAGAAAACGGCCTGCGCTCCGTAGAAGTCGCCAAGCGAATGCTGATCGACAGTATCCACCCGATTACTGCTACCGAAACGATTCCCCTGGGCCAGGCCTGTGGCCGGGTACTGGCAGAACCGGTACTGGCGGCACTGGACCTGCCTCCCTGCGACAACTCCGCTATGGACGGTTACGCTCTGTGTGGTGCACACGACAGTTACACCATCATCGGCAAAAGCCTCGCCGGCCACCCGTTTACCGGGGCCCTGGAACCGGGACAGGCCATTCGCATCACCACCGGCGCCGCCGTCCCCTCTGGTGCAGATAGAGTGCAGATGCAGGAAAACTGCAGCCTGGATGGCGAGCAGCTCACCATGAGCCGCCCCGCCAAACCCGGCGAGAACATTCGCCGCCGCGGCGAAGACGTGCACACCGGCCAGAGCCTGATCCCGCTGGGCTCCAAAATCAAAGTCCCGCACATTGCCCTGCTCGCTGGCGCGGGCGTGGCGGAAGTGACGGTGGTACGCAAACTCAAGGCGGCGTTGCTCTCCATCGGTGACGAGCTGAAACCCATCGGCACGCCGCCCGCGGCTTTGGGCAGTGGTGATATTTACGATAGCAACCGTATTGCGCTGCAGGCGGCACTGGAGCAACTGAACGTAGATATCCTCGACCTTGGCTGTTGGCCGGACCAACCGGACAAGATTCGCGAGGCGTTTCTTAAAGCCCGCGATAATGCGGATTTTGTGGTTACCAGCGGCGGGGTTTCTGTAGGCGAGGCAGACTTCACCAAAACCGTTTTGCAGGAACTCGGGGAAATCGACTTCTGGAAACTCGCCATCAAACCCGGCAAACCGTTTGCCTTCGGCCGCCTGCCCAAATCCGACGGTGAAACCCTGTTCTTCGGCCTCCCCGGCAACCCGGTCTCCGCGATTGTCACACTTCACCAACTGGTTGTTCCCGCGCTGGAAAAAATGCGGGGCACCGCTGCACCATTCCGCCAGCCGCCACTTCAGGTGCGCGCGCGCCTACTAAACAATATCCGCAAAAAACCCGGCCGCACGGACTACCAGCGTGGTTTTACCTATCGCGATGAAGATGGAATTCAGGTGGTGGAGACTCGCGGCATCCAGGGAAGCCATATTCTCTCCGGCTTTGCGGCGGCCAACTGTTTTGTTGTTTTGCCTCGGGAAGGCGAGGATTGCGAGACTGGGGATTGGGTTACTGTGGAGCCCTTTACCGCGCCTCTCGCGTAG
- a CDS encoding antibiotic biosynthesis monooxygenase, translated as MILEVAILDVKPDQNEDFESAFQKAQSIISSMPGYINHQLQKCLEKEGRYILLVNWEKLEDHTQGFRKSSEYQNWKALLHHFYDPFPEVEHYSLVEL; from the coding sequence GTGATTCTTGAAGTAGCGATTCTGGACGTAAAGCCAGACCAGAATGAAGATTTTGAAAGTGCCTTCCAAAAGGCACAAAGCATCATTTCCTCGATGCCAGGCTACATAAATCACCAACTTCAAAAGTGTCTTGAAAAAGAAGGCCGCTACATCCTATTGGTGAATTGGGAAAAACTAGAAGACCACACGCAGGGCTTCCGTAAATCTTCCGAATACCAAAACTGGAAAGCCCTCCTCCATCACTTTTACGACCCATTCCCCGAAGTCGAGCACTACTCACTCGTCGAACTGTAA
- the trmH gene encoding tRNA (guanosine(18)-2'-O)-methyltransferase TrmH: MSRSRYEKFKQVLRQRQHDMTILTDQVHKGQNISAMLRTADAVGIPEIHMVQPSYGHRIYHNTAGGSGRFTGNSVYPDIQSGIAELKSRGMHLYAAHWSDRAIDFREADYTKPFALIMGAEKDGLSEYAAEHADDHVTIPIIGMVESYNVSVAAAIILQEAMYQRTRAGMYENKELDEEHPEIKDILFRWMHPKMVRYCEQHGLPFPELDEDGDIIPPKDLKYRRPNQ; the protein is encoded by the coding sequence ATGAGCCGCAGCCGCTACGAGAAATTCAAGCAGGTGCTCCGCCAGCGCCAGCACGATATGACCATCCTCACCGACCAGGTGCACAAAGGCCAAAACATCTCCGCCATGCTGCGCACCGCCGACGCGGTCGGCATCCCCGAAATCCACATGGTACAGCCCAGCTATGGCCACCGGATTTACCACAACACCGCCGGCGGTAGCGGCCGCTTCACGGGTAACAGTGTTTACCCCGATATACAGTCCGGCATAGCCGAACTCAAAAGCCGCGGTATGCACCTCTACGCGGCCCACTGGTCCGACCGCGCCATCGACTTTCGTGAAGCCGATTACACCAAGCCGTTCGCCCTCATCATGGGCGCCGAGAAAGATGGCCTCAGCGAATATGCCGCAGAACACGCCGACGACCATGTGACCATCCCGATTATTGGCATGGTGGAAAGCTACAATGTCAGCGTCGCCGCCGCGATTATTTTGCAGGAAGCGATGTATCAGCGGACCAGGGCGGGGATGTATGAGAATAAAGAACTCGACGAAGAACATCCGGAAATAAAAGATATTCTGTTTCGCTGGATGCATCCGAAAATGGTCAGATACTGCGAACAACACGGGCTGCCATTTCCGGAGCTGGATGAGGATGGGGATATTATTCCGCCGAAGGACTTAAAGTACCGCCGACCTAATCAGTAG
- a CDS encoding dienelactone hydrolase family protein, with protein sequence MHTEEIEYTVDGESFTGYLAYDETIEGKRPAILLLHEWWGLNDFTREEAERLAAEGFTAFALDMYGSGLGADNPSDAAALMNKTLETEGAPLKRFQAALDLINGHETVEAGEVAAQGYCFGGAVALTMARLGLPLKGVVSFHGALETEVQIKPGDVKAQIQVYTGGDDDMIPAEQVANFVLEMQSAGVRFDVSSYPGVKHGFTNPAATGRGEKFGIPLAYNEDAANDAYEGAIAFYNKIFDF encoded by the coding sequence ATGCACACCGAAGAAATCGAATACACCGTCGATGGCGAATCCTTTACCGGCTACCTGGCCTACGACGAAACCATCGAAGGCAAACGTCCCGCCATTCTGCTGCTGCATGAGTGGTGGGGACTCAACGATTTTACCCGCGAGGAAGCCGAGCGCCTCGCCGCTGAAGGCTTTACCGCCTTCGCCCTCGACATGTACGGTAGCGGCCTGGGCGCCGACAACCCCAGCGACGCCGCCGCCCTTATGAACAAAACCCTCGAAACCGAGGGCGCGCCCCTTAAACGCTTCCAAGCGGCGCTCGATCTCATCAACGGTCACGAAACCGTCGAAGCCGGTGAAGTTGCCGCCCAGGGCTACTGTTTCGGTGGTGCCGTCGCGCTCACCATGGCGCGCCTCGGCCTGCCATTGAAAGGCGTGGTCAGCTTCCACGGTGCGTTGGAAACCGAGGTGCAAATTAAGCCCGGCGACGTCAAGGCACAGATACAGGTTTACACCGGCGGCGACGACGACATGATCCCCGCCGAGCAGGTCGCCAACTTTGTTCTGGAAATGCAGAGCGCCGGTGTCCGCTTCGATGTGAGCAGCTACCCGGGTGTGAAGCACGGCTTTACCAACCCCGCCGCCACCGGGCGCGGTGAAAAATTTGGCATTCCCCTCGCCTACAACGAAGACGCCGCCAATGACGCCTACGAAGGTGCCATCGCCTTCTACAACAAAATATTCGACTTCTAA
- a CDS encoding ABC transporter ATP-binding protein: MQSIISIQNVGKTYAGGFTALKSVDLDIQRGEIFALLGPNGAGKTTLISIVCGITNPTSGTVLADGHNIQREFRAARSKIGLVPQELSTDSFESVWNTVTFSRGLFGKAPNPEHIEKILRQLSLWDKKDSRIMALSGGMKRRVMIAKALSHEPAILFLDEPTAGVDVELRRDMWEMVRGLRDNGVTVILTTHYIEEAEEMADRIGVINHGELVLVEEKHALMQKLGKKQLTIHLQNPIDTLPQGLDEFGLDLADEGNQLVYTFDTQREHTGIAELLRALNQQGIEFKDLHSSESSLEEIFVNLVHQNQHARQQAG, encoded by the coding sequence GTGCAATCTATTATTTCCATACAGAACGTGGGTAAAACCTACGCCGGCGGTTTTACCGCACTGAAGTCTGTGGACCTAGACATCCAGCGCGGCGAGATCTTCGCCCTGCTCGGTCCCAATGGCGCCGGTAAAACCACCCTCATCAGTATCGTGTGCGGCATCACCAACCCCACCAGTGGTACCGTGCTCGCCGACGGCCACAATATCCAGCGGGAATTCCGCGCTGCGCGCAGCAAAATTGGCCTGGTGCCCCAGGAACTTTCGACCGACTCCTTCGAGAGCGTGTGGAACACCGTCACCTTCAGCCGCGGCCTGTTTGGCAAGGCGCCCAACCCCGAGCATATCGAGAAGATCCTGCGCCAGCTTTCCCTGTGGGATAAGAAAGACAGCCGCATCATGGCCCTGTCCGGCGGCATGAAGCGACGGGTGATGATCGCCAAGGCCCTCTCCCACGAACCGGCCATCCTGTTTCTCGATGAACCCACCGCCGGTGTGGATGTGGAATTGCGCCGAGATATGTGGGAAATGGTGCGCGGCCTGCGGGACAATGGCGTGACCGTGATTCTCACTACCCACTACATCGAAGAAGCCGAGGAGATGGCCGACCGCATCGGCGTGATCAATCACGGTGAGCTGGTACTGGTGGAAGAAAAGCACGCACTGATGCAGAAGCTCGGCAAAAAGCAATTAACGATCCATCTGCAAAACCCGATCGACACACTGCCCCAGGGGCTCGACGAATTTGGCCTCGACCTGGCGGACGAAGGCAACCAACTGGTTTATACCTTTGACACCCAGCGCGAGCATACCGGCATCGCCGAGTTGTTACGTGCCCTGAATCAGCAGGGTATCGAGTTCAAGGATCTGCATTCCAGTGAGAGCTCGCTGGAGGAAATCTTCGTTAACCTGGTACACCAGAACCAGCACGCGCGCCAGCAGGCCGGATGA
- a CDS encoding ABC transporter permease: protein MNLYGIRAIYKFEMARTARTLMQSIAWPVISTCLYFIVFGTAIGSRLGEIEGVSYGAFIIPGLIMLSLLSESISNASFGIFFPKFSGTIYEVLSAPVSAFEIVAGYVGAAASKSVVIGILILITARFFVDYEIAHPFWMIGFLILTAVTFSMFGFIIGIWADDFQKLQIIPLMVITPLTFLGGAFYSINMLPEFWQKVTLFNPVVYLISGFRWAFYGVSDVHMGISLGMTIFFLLLCMTAIWWIFRTGYKIRA from the coding sequence ATGAATCTGTACGGCATCCGCGCCATCTACAAGTTTGAAATGGCCCGCACCGCACGCACTCTGATGCAGAGTATCGCCTGGCCGGTGATTTCCACCTGCCTGTATTTTATTGTATTCGGCACCGCCATCGGCAGCCGCCTGGGAGAGATCGAAGGGGTCAGTTACGGGGCGTTCATCATTCCCGGGCTGATTATGCTGTCGCTGCTGTCGGAAAGTATTTCCAATGCGTCCTTCGGTATTTTCTTCCCGAAGTTCTCCGGCACAATTTACGAAGTCCTGTCGGCACCGGTATCCGCATTTGAAATTGTCGCCGGGTACGTGGGGGCGGCGGCGTCCAAATCTGTGGTCATCGGCATTTTGATTCTCATCACGGCACGATTCTTTGTGGACTACGAGATCGCCCACCCGTTCTGGATGATCGGCTTCCTGATTCTCACCGCCGTCACGTTCAGTATGTTCGGTTTTATCATCGGCATCTGGGCGGACGACTTCCAGAAACTGCAAATCATTCCACTCATGGTCATCACCCCACTGACATTTCTCGGCGGGGCCTTTTACTCCATCAATATGCTGCCGGAATTCTGGCAGAAGGTGACCCTGTTTAATCCGGTGGTGTACCTGATCAGCGGTTTCCGCTGGGCGTTCTACGGGGTCTCCGATGTCCATATGGGCATAAGCCTGGGGATGACGATATTTTTCCTGCTGCTGTGCATGACCGCGATCTGGTGGATTTTCCGCACCGGCTACAAAATCCGCGCCTGA
- a CDS encoding TetR/AcrR family transcriptional regulator, producing MSQANSTTSAPASRGRPKDPAKRHAILEAAKDLFLTHGFTGTSMDAVASEAGVSKLTVYSHFSDKETLFTAAVEARCCSQMPVVMFTLEPGMPVAAMLHKIGEAFLEMLYHEHSLQLMRLISAVGNQDQTMANLFYEAGPMRTRNEMTRFLNRACELGQLQIPDTERASELFFGMLQGGCRHIQIMLGCTEPPGPREIAEHVKEVVRVFTRAYQPG from the coding sequence ATGAGCCAAGCAAATTCAACCACCAGCGCCCCCGCCAGCCGGGGCCGCCCGAAAGACCCGGCCAAGCGGCACGCGATTCTGGAGGCGGCCAAAGACCTGTTCCTCACCCACGGGTTTACCGGCACCAGCATGGATGCCGTAGCCAGTGAGGCGGGGGTGTCCAAGCTGACGGTGTACAGCCACTTCTCCGACAAGGAGACCCTGTTTACCGCCGCGGTTGAGGCCCGCTGTTGCAGCCAGATGCCGGTGGTGATGTTTACCCTGGAGCCGGGGATGCCGGTGGCGGCGATGCTGCACAAGATCGGTGAGGCTTTCCTGGAGATGCTCTACCACGAGCATTCGCTGCAGCTGATGCGGCTGATCAGCGCCGTGGGCAACCAGGACCAGACCATGGCCAACCTGTTTTACGAGGCGGGCCCCATGCGTACCCGCAATGAAATGACCCGTTTCCTGAACCGCGCCTGTGAGCTGGGCCAGCTACAGATTCCGGATACCGAGCGCGCGTCAGAATTGTTTTTTGGCATGTTGCAGGGTGGCTGCCGACATATCCAGATCATGCTCGGCTGCACCGAGCCGCCGGGCCCCCGGGAGATTGCCGAGCATGTAAAGGAAGTGGTTCGGGTATTTACCCGCGCCTACCAGCCGGGCTAG